The Oligoflexia bacterium DNA segment GTGCTAACCGCTCTGGAGTGCCGATATCAAAAAATCGCTGCGAGCATTTAATTGCCGCCACCGAGCCTAATTGAATAGCAGATTTTAAAAGTTCACTTTCAAATGAACATACCTTAAGGGCATGACCTTTAAACAGCGTTTTTTTAACTCCATACACACCAGCTTCTACATGCGTCAAATCAGGGGAAATTTGAGCCCCAATGGCTACTTTTTCATAACGTTTCACTCGTAAACCCTCTAACCCGACGTTAAATGGTACTGAGGTATTTTCACGATTATCGTAAACAGTCATCACAACATCTGTCATGGGCGCTTCAAGGCCGCTGAAAACCTGGCTAACATTAACAGGTAAAAAACTATCTCCAAAAAGTAGTAAAAAACTTTCATTTAATTTTTGATAAGCTTGAATGAGGGCTCCACCTGTACCCAGTGGGGTCACTTCTTGACTGTATTGAATGTAAACACCAAATTGCGAACCATCACCAAAGTACTCATGAATGAGTTCACCTTTAAAACCAGTAAGAAATAAAAAATCAGTCACCCCTTCATTTTTAAGATAGTCAATTTGCCAATGAAGAAATGGTTTGCCACGAATTTTCATTAATGGCTTTGGAGTA contains these protein-coding regions:
- a CDS encoding sugar phosphate nucleotidyltransferase, encoding MSIQAVILAGGLGTRLGALTKDTPKPLMKIRGKPFLHWQIDYLKNEGVTDFLFLTGFKGELIHEYFGDGSQFGVYIQYSQEVTPLGTGGALIQAYQKLNESFLLLFGDSFLPVNVSQVFSGLEAPMTDVVMTVYDNRENTSVPFNVGLEGLRVKRYEKVAIGAQISPDLTHVEAGVYGVKKTLFKGHALKVCSFESELLKSAIQLGSVAAIKCSQRFFDIGTPERLALFEERIGDYFTNTL